The Lasioglossum baleicum chromosome 10, iyLasBale1, whole genome shotgun sequence genome contains the following window.
tagaaaagaaaaacactGACGCGAGCGGACTCGAACGCTCCTCTCATCTCcaaaaaataacaaataatcccAGAGAACTAAggattaaatataataatatatatcgaAGTCCAAACAAAAATGCTATAAACGTAAAAATCGTGTATGCAGAAAGCATTCTATGAATGTTGTATCCTGTCATCCGTGTTTGTCATCTGAAGAATCGAGCTCAGAGTAGTATTGATGTATACACTATCTTATATTATTCTATTGTGTACATATGCATCTAAATACAATATAGAATGTTCATAAAGTATCACACGGTTAAATATTACCAAACTTTTGTTTTAAATAACTTTTTCTTAGGAGAAATGAATAAAGAAGAGTATGGGCTCGAGGAGCCCCCCGTTGGGAGTCCGCGTGAAGGAGTGCTAGGGTTAATCACGTGTTAATAGCAAAGAACAGGTGTGGCGGAGGGCCGGAGAAGTTTCACATTGTAGTATGTGACAAACGGGTCACATGTGATCCAACGCCCGGCTTGCTAATGAGCTAAAAAGAGACCAATAGAATTGTTCCCTGAAGAAAAAAGAGGAACGATAATAATAGAGATGCTCTGGTTCACAAACTTTGCAACAAGGGTTACTTTCCACCCTATACAATAGATGCCTTTTACTTTAGGTACATAAATTTCTTAAGACTCACTGTTTGCAGCTTGTATTCGGAAATGTTCCACCATATTGTCAAGATTCTAAGttattatttttgtaatgtTAGCATGCACGATCGCGTGCATGCTGCTAATAATCCCACGTGGGGTTTTATAgcttaataaaaaagaaaggaaaaggtgaaactaatacactggtggcgttAAATCTTTTcgatatgtccactgttttaaattgtacgtacccctctttgttataaacgcataaaaatccgcagtctattgataactAAACATCTTGAACACAAAAGCCGCATTCGACACTTTAGTAGCACAGTTCGCAATGAAATCACTAAATGTTTAATTCGATTCAATGTTGCAGATCTGCGTTATTGTACTTGAAGAGGATGATTGAGTAAAACTGTCGAGGACCCTTCCGAGCGGAACGAAGACACTGTCGAGCACGCAATATCGAACGCAGTCACTTGATGTTCGGTTGTAGAACAGTGTGATGAGTTGGCCAGCATCACCAGAGACAAGAAGATGTTCCAAACAGTACCGAAGTCATCGGCAAGAGCTACGTCGACGACTATCATCGTGGCACGACGTCGGGAACGTGACTGGAACGCGATCGATTCGCCGATGTTTTTATACAAGCGGTCTCACCCCCTTTCTCGAATTGACAGCGCGATGGAGGGGACAGTCGCCGTGGAATGATTGGCATGAGCTATAATTTCGAAAACGACCGACCACCGGGATTTTTCCGACGGCAAGGGTAGAAAACGGTGTGCATTAATGATGACCGTACAAAAAACAGTCTTTACACTCTTGCTCTTGAACTCCCCTCACGCTACGAGCAATCGAATATCGAAATCCTTTATTCGTatagaaaaattcgaaaaatttcctcccaaatgcataaagatccgcagtctagcgataattttgttaatttttctaGTTTTATAATTCGAAGATTCGTTCGTagggaaatttgaaaatttttccggACGAATTTGCAGCATTTTTTGGGGGAGGAGAAATGGGTCATCGATTTCCCTGATCGTGTAAAATTATGCGAGGGGTCAAATGAaccatttcagattttttatttgacaattattgatattgtaaaggtgttttcatgggggagtttattgaatatatctttttgactccagtatacagggtgtctcagctgaaggaggccacctaaaatctcctttattttgaatgacacaaaaaatatttatggcatgattgaaatggtatcgaaggaggaatatcatagaggaacaatttcttttgtccggttattttttcataatttttacaaggtcatcgttatttctttatcgggaaaacttttttttttactacatcttatagcggctgaaaaaatacatttgaatgtgcttaagtcattaacaagatggaataaaaaagaaataagttttcccgataaaaaataacgatgaccttgaaaaaactacggaaaaataaccggacaaaaagaaattgttcttctatgatattcctccatcgataccatttaaattatgccaaaaatattttttctgtgccattaaaaataaaggagatatttagctggcctccttcagctgagacaccctgtatattgggtatgggaataagtttccgcccttttttgTTGAAGAGAAGCTCTTTATTCTTTCACCGTTCAGCTAATAAACGAATTCCTCGAAGAAAAAAATCTGGTTGTTTCGATCTAATCCATTAATCCAGCCAATTTCTTTTAATCATCGTCAATttcatttaatcttgttattttcataatagtatacacatcagtcacttttgatcgtCGGTAGGTTTACGgttaaaatgatcacaatttGAGTATGgacaatttttcgagaaatACTACCTCGAGAGGGGAGTAGCAATGTTCCATTGAAGAATGGGGAAACGTGTTACCGGAGAACCGTGTCAGAGGACAATCGATACGTCCTTCTGACACAATGAACGGGTGGAGGGCGAAGGTCTTCACCCTCAACCCCTAACGCACACTACTAACACATGCTACTGCCACTAAAAATAAGATTCCatttgttcccactttcttaaaagacgtctgtaaaaattgataattccaGAAACACTCGTAGTACATTTAGGTGGACCCTGTACATGTATAGTGAAATCTGTTGCGTTGAAATATGTCAAAATGAATCTATTGTTTCACTCAAGGAACCatcgatttaatatttgtatagttcagtttatttataaacccgTTAGTTATTTGTTCGATGCATCGTCCAATGCTTTCTAGCCTGAATGATTCTCTATTGACGTGTGATATTTAAATCGAATAGACGTGTTTTCTGTGTGTGTGCTCATAGTTGTGTTAATAAAACTTGAATAAGTTAATTTGTTTGATTAAATACGTAATCTAATACGCACAATAAAGAAATTGTCCTTTGTACTGTGTATTTACATTGCTGCTGCCCGCGATGGGATGTTACGTTCGTAAATAGCATTTGCTGGATGTAAAACTGAATTAGTTCAGCAAAGGATGAAGAATTCGAGATGCATTCAAACGATAATGTTACTGCGTAATGCAGAGGCAAAATATTCCTGTAGATATAAGTACAAAGTTTGATAGCTTGTTACAGATGGCTGCATGCAACATCCACTGTAATTTTCTATTGAAATCGCTGCGAACGAATTGTGTGGGTAATTTTGGTAACATCTGCGGTCAAACTGGTTCCGAAAGAGTTTACAGAACATTCGAAATCTATACGAGACTGAACGTATTATAAAGGATTTCATTTCAGAGTGACGAatcagaaaataatatttcaacaattttaatggaATAAGAGGACATTGTTTGATGCATACTGCATACACATTCCGTTTATTTTCATAAGTCAGTGACAGTGTCATCGGGAAACTAACGAAGTCGTTATCATTTTTACAGGTCTCTCTTCGAGAAGCAATTTGTTTTGTAAACATTGGCCATTTTTCCATATTTCAGGATCAAGATTTATACCGGAGCGAATACATCACGGTAAAGTACGAGCATGCTGTGTTGAGCATCTGAAATTAATGTGAAATGTTCAAACTTTCAGGCTGATCGAAAAACAGACTTGAAAATTACTATTCAAATTACCCAAGTAAAACCTTTTCTCGATGGAACAAAAATGCCACCTATAACTGGAACACAGCCCTTCGACGTCCTTTGTAATACATGAAGAAACAATTTTTGGACCTTCAGTGGCAACGCATACCATGGAGTTTGACATCTGAGTTGACGAGAAATATTTCAGAAGATTTCCAGATTATCGGACTAGAAAGTGTACTCACATTTCGTGGTACACATTCGCGGAATTGTCAATGTAGATCTGACATATGTTGTTCTCTCGATAGGCGTAGGCAAGTTGGATTACACACATCGACGCATTTACAATGGTCATACTGAATTGTGCAGTTGTGTGGAGAAGCTCGACAGACTGCCATACAAAGAGTTTTGTAATTTGTAACCATTTTTATAGGACACCCTATATGTTCTTCTCGATATTCTTGTGGGGCAcaaaaagacgaatccaacgagtacaaGCACCATACCATTACGATCATTCTATCTCGAGATATTCGCGTTTGAAAGGAACAAACCTAATCCAGAATGAATCTTTCAGacacgaatatctcgagattgaaTTATCGTAATGGTATGGTGTTTgtagtcgttggattcgtctttgtACGCTCTACAAGTATATCGAAGacaacatacagggtgttctgtaaaaatacaataatCTTGAAGTCTCGTGAAAAGTTGAGGAGATTGgtataattgtttgaaatactcACTTGGAacatataaatgcacaaagagaAAGTCAACAGCAGGACAATAATGAAATACGGCATCGTTATAATCGTCATGATACTTTCAAAGTCGCTTTAACAGTAAAAACTGCGTTACTCTTGGATCACGATGTGCGAATATCGTTCAACAGTCGCAGTACCTCTGAATGTCCTGATAGAGGTCTATCACTTCGCAAATTCTCTGATAGAGGCGATGATCTTTCTCGAAAGTTATGTTCTTCGGGTTGAGCCACTCGTTGATCGCTACGTTTGTTCGGTAACTGTACAAGAAGACATTTATTGCAACTACCAATTTTTTCAGATCTTTAAATAGTTTCATCCTTGTGTACCTGATTGTCTTAAAGACTGCTGAATGGTAATGCATCATTATGCTCATTATGCAGTCGGTTGTTGCTACGAATGATATCAAGATCACACAGGCAATTAAGAAATAGACGTATATTGCAACGAAGTAGTCGTCTCCTTGTTCGAACTGTATCACCAGTATGAAACGTACCGGACGAGAATCGTTCAACGGCGCCACTATGTTCAACAATATCGGCGACAGTAAAGTTAACTGAC
Protein-coding sequences here:
- the LOC143212648 gene encoding uncharacterized protein LOC143212648; the protein is MTIVNASMCVIQLAYAYRENNICQIYIDNSANVYHEICQTPWYALPLKVQKLFLHVLQRTSKGCVPVIGGIFVPSRKGFTWMLNTACSYFTVMYSLRYKS
- the LOC143212639 gene encoding uncharacterized protein LOC143212639 isoform X2; protein product: MLTVYDLESTVFQLILLNIHGITFIRLVYFVSFSCTVTILLIKYIIVMFLQDLLKKSLENLARWHSSIDQTELRIFEKFANEQRRTAIIFLSAGTASLVICQLTLLSPILLNIVAPLNDSRPVRFILVIQFEQGDDYFVAIYVYFLIACVILISFVATTDCIMSIMMHYHSAVFKTISYRTNVAINEWLNPKNITFEKDHRLYQRICEVIDLYQDIQRYCDC
- the LOC143212639 gene encoding uncharacterized protein LOC143212639 isoform X1, whose protein sequence is MLTVYDLESTVFQLILLNIHGITFIRLVYFVSFSCTVTILLIKYIIVMFLQDLLKKSLENLARWHSSIDQTELRIFEKFANEQRRTAIIFLSAGTASLVICQLTLLSPILLNIVAPLNDSRPVRFILVIQFEQGDDYFVAIYVYFLIACVILISFVATTDCIMSIMMHYHSAVFKTIRYTRMKLFKDLKKLVVAINVFLYSYRTNVAINEWLNPKNITFEKDHRLYQRICEVIDLYQDIQRYCDC